In Macaca fascicularis isolate 582-1 chromosome X, T2T-MFA8v1.1, one DNA window encodes the following:
- the LOC102122019 gene encoding protein SSX5-like isoform X4, producing MNSDDAFERRPNVGAQIPEKIQKAFDDIAKCFSKKEWEKMKYSQKIIYVYMKRKYEAMTKLGFRVTLPPFMHNKRATDFQRNDSDNDCNRGNQVERPQLSTFSMLQGIFPKVTPPAQAEEGNDLKGVSETSGPKNDGKQLCPPGKANTSEKTNKRSGPKRGKHAWIHRLCERKQLVIYEEISDPEEDDE from the exons ATGAACAGCGATGACGCCTTTGAAAGGAGACCTAATGTTGGTGCTCAAATACCAGAGAAGATACAAAAG gctttTGATGATATTGCCAAATGCTTCTCTAAGAAAGAGTGGGAAAAGATGAAATACTCGCAGAAAATCATCTATGTGTATATGAAGAGAAAGTATGAGGCCATGACTAAACTAG gtttcagGGTCACCCTCCCACCTTTCATGCATAATAAACGGGCCACAGACTTCCAGAGGAATGATTCTGATAATGACTGTAACCGTGGGAATCAGG TTGAACGTCCTCAGCTTTCAACTTTCAGCATGCTCCAGGGAATCTTCCCGAAGGTGA CCCCA CCAGCACAAGCAGAAGAAGGAAATGATTTGAAGGGAGTGTCAGAAACATCGGGTCCAAAAAATGATGGGAAACAGCTGTGCCCCCCAGGGAAAGCAAATACCTCTGAGAAGACTAACAAGAGATCTG GACCCAAAAGGGGGAAACATGCCTGGATCCACAGACTGTGTGAGAGAAAGCAGTTGGTGATTTATGAAGAGATCAGCGACCCTGAGGAAGATGACGAGTAA
- the LOC102122019 gene encoding protein SSX2-like isoform X2, translated as MNSDDAFERRPNVGAQIPEKIQKAFDDIAKCFSKKEWEKMKYSQKIIYVYMKRKYEAMTKLGFRVTLPPFMHNKRATDFQRNDSDNDCNRGNQVERPQLSTFSMLQGIFPKIIPKKPAQAEEGNDLKGVSETSGPKNDGKQLCPPGKANTSEKTNKRSGNREAREKEERWGTAHRWSSQTTHIVGPKRGKHAWIHRLCERKQLVIYEEISDPEEDDE; from the exons ATGAACAGCGATGACGCCTTTGAAAGGAGACCTAATGTTGGTGCTCAAATACCAGAGAAGATACAAAAG gctttTGATGATATTGCCAAATGCTTCTCTAAGAAAGAGTGGGAAAAGATGAAATACTCGCAGAAAATCATCTATGTGTATATGAAGAGAAAGTATGAGGCCATGACTAAACTAG gtttcagGGTCACCCTCCCACCTTTCATGCATAATAAACGGGCCACAGACTTCCAGAGGAATGATTCTGATAATGACTGTAACCGTGGGAATCAGG TTGAACGTCCTCAGCTTTCAACTTTCAGCATGCTCCAGGGAATCTTCCC AAAAATCATACCCAAGAAGCCAGCACAAGCAGAAGAAGGAAATGATTTGAAGGGAGTGTCAGAAACATCGGGTCCAAAAAATGATGGGAAACAGCTGTGCCCCCCAGGGAAAGCAAATACCTCTGAGAAGACTAACAAGAGATCTG gaaatagggaggcccgagagaaggaggagagatgGGGAACAGCTCATCGGTGGAGCAGTCAGACCACACA CATCGTAGGACCCAAAAGGGGGAAACATGCCTGGATCCACAGACTGTGTGAGAGAAAGCAGTTGGTGATTTATGAAGAGATCAGCGACCCTGAGGAAGATGACGAGTAA
- the LOC102122019 gene encoding protein SSX2-like isoform X3, translating to MNSDDAFERRPNVGAQIPEKIQKAFDDIAKCFSKKEWEKMKYSQKIIYVYMKRKYEAMTKLGFRVTLPPFMHNKRATDFQRNDSDNDCNRGNQVERPQLSTFSMLQGIFPKIIPKKPAQAEEGNDLKGVSETSGPKNDGKQLCPPGKANTSEKTNKRSGPKRGKHAWIHRLCERKQLVIYEEISDPEEDDE from the exons ATGAACAGCGATGACGCCTTTGAAAGGAGACCTAATGTTGGTGCTCAAATACCAGAGAAGATACAAAAG gctttTGATGATATTGCCAAATGCTTCTCTAAGAAAGAGTGGGAAAAGATGAAATACTCGCAGAAAATCATCTATGTGTATATGAAGAGAAAGTATGAGGCCATGACTAAACTAG gtttcagGGTCACCCTCCCACCTTTCATGCATAATAAACGGGCCACAGACTTCCAGAGGAATGATTCTGATAATGACTGTAACCGTGGGAATCAGG TTGAACGTCCTCAGCTTTCAACTTTCAGCATGCTCCAGGGAATCTTCCC AAAAATCATACCCAAGAAGCCAGCACAAGCAGAAGAAGGAAATGATTTGAAGGGAGTGTCAGAAACATCGGGTCCAAAAAATGATGGGAAACAGCTGTGCCCCCCAGGGAAAGCAAATACCTCTGAGAAGACTAACAAGAGATCTG GACCCAAAAGGGGGAAACATGCCTGGATCCACAGACTGTGTGAGAGAAAGCAGTTGGTGATTTATGAAGAGATCAGCGACCCTGAGGAAGATGACGAGTAA
- the LOC102122019 gene encoding protein SSX5-like isoform X5 has product MNSDDAFERRPNVGAQIPEKIQKAFDDIAKCFSKKEWEKMKYSQKIIYVYMKRKYEAMTKLGFRVTLPPFMHNKRATDFQRNDSDNDCNRGNQVERPQLSTFSMLQGIFPKDPKGGNMPGSTDCVRESSW; this is encoded by the exons ATGAACAGCGATGACGCCTTTGAAAGGAGACCTAATGTTGGTGCTCAAATACCAGAGAAGATACAAAAG gctttTGATGATATTGCCAAATGCTTCTCTAAGAAAGAGTGGGAAAAGATGAAATACTCGCAGAAAATCATCTATGTGTATATGAAGAGAAAGTATGAGGCCATGACTAAACTAG gtttcagGGTCACCCTCCCACCTTTCATGCATAATAAACGGGCCACAGACTTCCAGAGGAATGATTCTGATAATGACTGTAACCGTGGGAATCAGG TTGAACGTCCTCAGCTTTCAACTTTCAGCATGCTCCAGGGAATCTTCCCGAAG GACCCAAAAGGGGGAAACATGCCTGGATCCACAGACTGTGTGAGAGAAAGCAGTTGGTGA
- the LOC102122019 gene encoding protein SSX5-like isoform X1, whose product MNSDDAFERRPNVGAQIPEKIQKHPWRQVCDLALHLVTLTPFYKVGQEPASSIKALLCGRGEARAFDDIAKCFSKKEWEKMKYSQKIIYVYMKRKYEAMTKLGFRVTLPPFMHNKRATDFQRNDSDNDCNRGNQVERPQLSTFSMLQGIFPKVTPPAQAEEGNDLKGVSETSGPKNDGKQLCPPGKANTSEKTNKRSGPKRGKHAWIHRLCERKQLVIYEEISDPEEDDE is encoded by the exons ATGAACAGCGATGACGCCTTTGAAAGGAGACCTAATGTTGGTGCTCAAATACCAGAGAAGATACAAAAG CATCCCTGGAGACAAGTCTGTGACCTTGCACTACATTTGGTGACTCTCACTCCATTCTACAAGGTGGGACAAGAGCCAGCCAGCAGTATTAAAGCCCTACTGTGTGGCAGGGGAGAAGCTAGG gctttTGATGATATTGCCAAATGCTTCTCTAAGAAAGAGTGGGAAAAGATGAAATACTCGCAGAAAATCATCTATGTGTATATGAAGAGAAAGTATGAGGCCATGACTAAACTAG gtttcagGGTCACCCTCCCACCTTTCATGCATAATAAACGGGCCACAGACTTCCAGAGGAATGATTCTGATAATGACTGTAACCGTGGGAATCAGG TTGAACGTCCTCAGCTTTCAACTTTCAGCATGCTCCAGGGAATCTTCCCGAAGGTGA CCCCA CCAGCACAAGCAGAAGAAGGAAATGATTTGAAGGGAGTGTCAGAAACATCGGGTCCAAAAAATGATGGGAAACAGCTGTGCCCCCCAGGGAAAGCAAATACCTCTGAGAAGACTAACAAGAGATCTG GACCCAAAAGGGGGAAACATGCCTGGATCCACAGACTGTGTGAGAGAAAGCAGTTGGTGATTTATGAAGAGATCAGCGACCCTGAGGAAGATGACGAGTAA